In Vigna angularis cultivar LongXiaoDou No.4 chromosome 8, ASM1680809v1, whole genome shotgun sequence, the DNA window GTAGAGTACgatctgaccataaggctttagAAAGTAAAATATAGTATACGggtaaggcttaaggaagcaggcagatagcagtctgaccataaggcttcatgcataaacataatatacttgtaaggtttatgaaaatgagaagaatgattttaaaaagaagttaaggaaaaatgaattaattacaTCGAGATAATTGTGtttataaattgtaataatagaattatatattataaataagtttattgatTGTATGTTATGGTTAGCTTACtcttatttgtttgttctatgatcgtataattcatgttatacgtgagcagataatgttgcagatatGGTTGAAAAAGCATAGAGATGATGAGAGACATGCTAGGAAAAattttcagggatttttgtaaaaagaataaatttgtattaaaaaaatgttgtgtaAGAGTTGTAAGTTTAATTCGAAAATCTTTTAGGGCTGTGGGGAGTGAACTTGTTATTCTTAGTAAAAGTCTTTATTATTTATGGTGAGAATGACTATTTGAAGAAGTTCATATCATATGCTAAgttgtattattttttctttgaaagaAATCACCTAAATCTTGATAAAGatgcaacaacaacaaattgatCAAGTACCTtaaaatcattctagcttgaatgGCTTCTTAAGGAATGATCCTACTAAGTTTAATGGGAGGTTACTCCTGATGAGGGCGACTCATGGCTAAGGTAGAATGAGAAGATTTTTCGAGTAATAACTTGCttagaagaacaaaaattaacttatgcatcatttcttttggtggCCGAGGTtgaatattggtgggaaagtATGAAAAAATTGATGACGGTAAGTGGTGAGGCTTTGAATTGGGTTATTATCAATTTGTGATTAGAGAACGAACATGATTGAGTCAGGTGAATGAgattatatgatttgttgattttaggAAATGTTGGGGTGAATATAAGCAAtcattaattttgaaatgatgtttactaccgggagtagtatatGTGGTTTATACCATGACACCTTGATATGAGTAGAGTAATCCATGAGGTTTATGAAAGTAGGCAGAGAGTGGTTTAACCATAAGACTTTCACCTAAACATATTTCTCATAAGTCTTATAGAAGTAGgtagagagcggtctgaccataaggcttcgtgagtaagcatagtatacttgtaaggtttatgaaaatgagaaggatgattttaaaaagaagttaaggaaaaatgaattaatgacatcgggataattGTGGttataaattgtaataatacatgattgaattatatattataaataagtttgatGATTGTATGTTATGGTTAGCTTactcttatttgtttgtgctatgatcgtataattcatgttatacgtgagcagataatgttgcagatacggttgaaaaagcttagagatgataAGAGACATGCTGGgaaaaaactttcagggatttttgtaaaaataataaatttgtattaaaaaaatgttgtgtaAGAGTTGTAAGTTTAATTCGAacttatgttaagtggtgaagactttattgtttaaagtttgtaagtttggaaccatactttggttgaattaaaataaagtttggtTGTTTATATCTGCtatcgaattaatttagtttttactactagtaatacccttaaattatttgggtgttacattgtAGTATCAGAGAAATGATTTTCGAAAATCTTTTGGGGCTGTGGGGAGTGAACTTGTTATTCTTAGTAAAACTCTTTATTGCTTATGGTGAGAATGACTATTTGAAGAAATTCatatcatatgctaaattgtattaatttttttttggaagaaatAAGTTAAATCTCGACAAGGATGCAACGacaacaagttgatcaagtacctcaaaatcattctaggttgaatgacttcttaaggcatgatccTACTAAGTTTAAGGGGGAGGCTACTCCTGATGAGGCCGACTAATGGCTAAGGCAAAATGAGAAGATTTTTCGAGTAATAACTTGCttagaagaacaaaaattaacttatgcataaTTTCTTTTGGTGGGTGAGGTTGAATATTGATGGGAAAGTATGCAACAATTGATGACGGTTCGTGGTGAGgctgtgaattgggagaactttaagataaggttattggaaaaatattttccaaacaatgcAAAATTCGTAAGGGAGATAGGGTTTTTGACCTTATAACAAAGAAGACTATCAGTACATGGTAAAATTTAACTATCTCTCGAGATTTTATACCTAGAATATTACAGAAGAATTCGAGGGAGGACTAAGGCATGAGCTGAAGAAGGTACTTATTCCATTAgaaatacaagagtttccagcattggtagagaaagccagAATGATAGAATTGCTGGAGGTTGATCCAAATAGGGTTTCCAGACCTTCAaagggagaatcttcaatgaaattcaacaaaaagccTTATGAAAAACAACAACTATCCTCTCGAGGAATagtgaagtgttttgagtgtggaggAGAACATTTCAAACGTGACTGCCCTAAACTTATTGGAGAAAAGgttgaagggaagagatgtttcatctgcaatgatctgggacactttgctaatgtttgtccgaagaaaaagaaaatgggtgAACCACAACCACAAGATTTTGctaaaataaaaccctaagTAACAGGAAGAGTATTCACAATGTCTGCGGAAGAGGCTATTAAGCCAGGTAAATTAATCTTACACACCTGTATGTTGTAAGGAGAATgtgtatatgttttgtttgattctggagccacacactcctttatatccctaGCATGTTTGAAAAGACTCGGATTACCAATGCGTGATCCTgggtgtgaattagtagtttctacacTAGTATCGGGACCAGTTACGACCAGTTTAGTCTGTGTCGGATACCCGATCCAAATTAcaggacgcaagttcaaagtgaacttgatctgcttaacccttcaaaatctagacattattttaggaatggattggttgactgccaATCACATTCTTATTGACTTATCCATCCAAGTGTGTCTCCATGGGGAGCTCTTGTCTTGctggtaaagaagaaggatggaagatCAAGGTTGTGCGTGGACTATCAATAGTTGAACAAGGTTACAATTAAGAACTAGTATCTTTGCCAAGAATCGATGATCTATTAGATCATTTGAGAGGAGCAGGggtgttttcaaaaattgatctcaGATCTGGTTACCACCAGATTCTTGTCAAGACAAAAGATGTGCAAAAGACGACTTTCAAATCTTGCTACGGACACTTTGAGTACGTAGTAATGTCGTTTGGTATGACGAATGCTCCAACgatttttatggactacatgaacatAATATTTTGgtcatgtttagataagttcgtgttagtatttatagacgatattcttatttattctaaGAATAAGGAAGAACATGCAGAACACTTGAGGGTGGTGttggaaattttgagaaaacatcaactatatgggaaattttcaaagtgtgcgTTCTGGTTGgagaaagtacaatttttgggtcatgtgatttTTGCTCAAGGAAACTCAATGGATCCAGTAAAAGTGGAAGCTGTGCTAAAGTGGGGGCGACCGAAAATTGTAACTAAAGTACAAAGCTTTGTAGGATTAACTGGTTATTATCGACGGTTTCTCGAAAGGTTTTCCAAGATTGTGGGTCCTCTAACTCAGTTAACTCGCAAAGATGAACCATTTGTGTGGACTGATAAGCGTGAAGCCAGTTTCGAAGAGATGAAGCAACGACTAACGTCAACACCAATATTAATCATTCCAGACTCTAGcaaatcttttgaggtgtaCTGTGATGCGTCATACGAAGGATTCAGGTGCGTTCTGATGTAAGGAAGAAGACCAGTGGCTTGTGCATCTAGGAAACTGAAGGTGCATGTGAAGAACTACCCAATGCATGACACATAACTTGCAGCagtagtatttgcattaaagaAATGGAGATACTACCTATATTgggcaagtttccaagtttttagtgaCCATAAGAGTTTAAAGTACTTGTTTGAACAAAAGGAGTTGAACATgcgacaaagaagatggatgaaatatatgaaagacTATGACTTCAAGCTTTTATATCACCCAGGAAAAGCCAATGTGGTAgcagatgcattgagtaggagaTAGGCTCAGATAACAACACtgatggtgaaggaattagAACTGATAGAAAAGTTGcgtgatatgaacttggggttgCAGTTGACCCTAGATCATATATGGTTTGGTCATTTGGCAATTACTAGTGACTTCTTAGAACAAAAGTGTAGGTTGAGGTCTCAatggatcaagagttgcagTAAAAGTACACCGTATATGTTAGGCTTCGACTTAACAAAGTTGAATTATATCCGTTGTTGATGTGATATTGTTAGATTGCAGAAATTATCTCGTCCTTGGATTAGAATTGCATACTCTCTTGTAGCTCTGCAATGGCATGTTGAGATGATTGTGTGATGTGTTGGTCATCATTATGTTCATCGCGAAGTAAGTTATCCAACTCATCGTCTAAGCTAaattcatcaacattatctaatatTAAAGGTTCCTCGTTGCTGATTTGCGATGATGATGATGCTACGAAGTTCCAAGATGCCATTAGGAATTAGTGTTTGAGAGAGGAAGTTGACGAGAATTTATGGAAGATCATTACgattgaaaagaaaagttgtAAAGAAGTATGAAATTTTTGGTGTTGCAATTTGAAGACAACGCAAAGACttcctatatatatatgtgtgtgtgtgtcatTTTGGTTAGGATTCCCATTGTGCACATGTCATTCTTGATTGTATACGCTGCCAAAACATATAGCCTGGAAAAAATTTTAGCAATGAAAAGACCATGTAGAGACCTTTACAGTAAGTGTaatatctattatttaaaattctgttgttttcaaattaaatttaatatacgaaatgaaataaaagaatttagaattaaacaaaataaatcattgttattagttatatatattttagattaattacaatatatttaaaatataattaattaattaaatgggTTGATCATGGTATAAGGGTTGATCAAGACAATATCGGAAGGTGTATGATATTGTTATAGTGTTGGGCATGAGAACGAATTATATGTATTTCTCCATAAATACATGAAGTCACTGATGAGGATATTGTTGTCGGTGCTGTTTTCCCCCTAGCGAAAAGATGGTGTCGAACCACATAGTCAATATTCCACGACATCACCACTGTTCAACAATTTCGTAAAAAATTTGACGACCGTCAATCGAGAGATGTAATCAAAATTATGTTTCTAATAGTGTCTTTACATGTCATTCAACCAAATAAAATTACAACTATTCTAaccaataatattattatttcagtTCATCTGGACTCCTTATAGATGTGATGACATTCGTCAGATGATTCAAGTCAATTGCTCCCCATTTGTCGGGAAGTAGTTCCTCTCAAATGCTTTTCTATAATAGAATATCTACAATCAGAACATGTGATGTGTCAATTTGGTTTTCGACAGACTATCCTGTCTCCCCAATTAATCTAGATGACGTTCATCAAGAGGATATGAGAGGATGAGCGGATTGGAATTGGCAACAACACCATTAGCAATGGATTGCATTATGAAATGATCAACACAACCATATATTTAACGAGGTTTCATTCAAAAGAAATTGATGGAAGCAACTCCACACTTCATGTTAGAGCACTCCACGATTCAGAATGGACACAGCGGATTGGTTGGAGGAATATAATGCAGGTGACACTAGGTGTTTGTGAAATGATTCAGTGAGTGTTTGGTGTATGTTGAAGCCTCTCAAGTTCAAAAggccttccaagagggaaggaagctgGAGGAGAAAGGTGCTGAACAAGCACAAGAAGGTGAACTTGAAGTATAGAGGTCTGAAGCAATCTCAACAGCACTTCATTATATCTTTCAAGTTGATTTTTACATGGAGATGAACCTttcttttataggtgaagagaggGCTCTAAATCTGAATGTGCAAAGCTTTTAAGATCACTAAACGAGAGTATCTAAGATGCTACTAGGCTTGGGCTACAAGTTCCAtgccaaaaaaattaaaaacgtgttttaaaagataaaaatttggTTTGTAATGGCTGAGCGCGGGCTGCTAGTGACTGAGCGATTCTGCAATCCGGAAGCTAATTCCCTTTGTTATCcccttccaaaaaaaaattattttcttctcttctttgaCTCTTGTGCTTCCTTTGGCTCACCAAGCTTCTTTGGTTGATTGGCTATGGTTTCCAAGCTTTATTTAAGGCCTACAAAacaatgaaaatgtatttagcAAAGTGAATCtttctaagacttagataaggaaagagCGTTTTTGTTAAAAGTCTTTATTTACTTAcctttcttagtcttagtctaaattgatacttctttggatggaaagTCCCTAAAGGAGTTGCaatcattccctccctcttgaaaatgaattttccTCAAACCGGGAAGAcagaaagaagcacaactttgaaTTTTGCTTTCCTCCgggataaaaaatatatctacaaaaaataacaaaaattagtaTGATTAAAAGGAATAATTGATAATTGATATAGTAATAAACCGTGTAATAGACTATGGACAACGCTAGTAGATTAATTTGGTGATTTTTCACCGACTTTGAGAAACTGGGATTATAagtttaataaagaaataaagtgttaaaatagaatggttcaatttctcacaccaagagaggggggggggggggggggggggggggggggggtgaattgatgaagtgtaaaaacaaaagtttttaaaatccCTTTCACAAAATGTGATGcctttacacttttcttgaatcgcaaggtaAATGAATAGCAATGCAGtggaaacttaatcgaatatgcAAAGAACTTAATCGAATGAATAAAACAGagtagggatcagaaaattcaagcgctgtgtttttatactggttcggccaagcctagaTCTAGTGTCCTTTCAACCACaagaagcaaatgcactataaagatcaaggtttttacaacaaggtttttatagagacctcatgtcaaaaatataaaacacctctttAACCCTCTAATCTAATACAGGAAGTAAACAACAAGACCAGTAGCAAGAACACCCTCTTTTGTTGTCTAaacctttgaggcaccctcaataTCAAGAACACTATCGTTCTTATTCTTGTACTCACATTAGGGAGACTAAgccaatcttcaaaagattgcaAATCCTGATCACACAGTAAACACCCAAAATGTGCAGATTGATTAGACGTTTTAAACACAACAAGTCTTGCTTCTTAACAAATCTCATAATccttgatcaccacggtcaatcttgattcttggagcttttctcttctttgtaagatcacaaatatttttgtaaagaatatgaaagtgttagaacaacaaaagttcttacaaaattCAAATCAGGGTCAATTTAGAGTTAAACACatatcagacgcattttaatcgacctTGCTACTAACGGAATCGAATGCACCATTCAATTATAACAGTTTAGCaacaatcacaacaattaattgaatgtacaattaatgcaatcgactatcatttaatgcttggtcaacataattaaaaatatgaccgttatgttagttgtgacaaacatttaacattttttcaaaacaacaacCAACTTAGTCGAATAGAAATCACATAAAATCAATTAAGCATCAATACTTAgcacagttttgaaaacttttcattttgaaaaatctcacagcacacttgaaaagatTCTGTGCAAAcacacaagttttaatcgattcatcccataatgtaatcgacttaaaactgcttttttgccacatatttaaagttcaactaaagtgcatgtggttttccttttccataAACATATGTCATgaatacacatataaaatcacatatttaacacagtgatatgcaatgaataacacaatcatgttctcatgtATGCTCATAAAGATTTAACACAGTAAAGaactgttaccaataaggagtattggtaaatcttgaagaaatttgttttgatgatgctacaagaagttttagttgaagaagatattagaattagttaaaagcaatttgtagaaattaaatgtagtaggaaattcttgtaaaccttgtaaacttgcatttttaactgcaataatcgattatgattaagcaataatcgattatcacaagtcttacttgaataatcgattatcacttcatataatcgattatctcatttttgaaaacctgtaacggacttgaataatcgattatcacttacaataatcgattattcatggcagttgggagctgatctttggcactcagtgtacttggctatatattttgttttggagaaattagaatacaacgttattgaacagaagctctagcagaatactgtttgtcagaggaagttctcagaagctatagttcaagttcccttgcttggtctcgtgaac includes these proteins:
- the LOC128193744 gene encoding uncharacterized mitochondrial protein AtMg00860-like yields the protein MDPVKVEAVLKWGRPKIVTKVQSFVGLTGYYRRFLERFSKIVGPLTQLTRKDEPFVWTDKREASFEEMKQRLTSTPILIIPDSSKSFEVYCDASYEGFSECLVYVEASQVQKAFQEGRKLEEKGAEQAQEGELEV